In Mastigocladopsis repens PCC 10914, a single window of DNA contains:
- a CDS encoding acyl-CoA desaturase, whose product MTIATSTKRQINWVNTLFFAFLHIGALFALLPSNFSWKAVAVALFLYWLTGGLGITLGFHRLVTHRSFQTPKWLEYSLMFCGTLACQGGPIEWIGTHRIHHLHSDQDADPHDSNKGFWWSHIGWLIYSKSEDLEIPRFTKDIEDDPVYQFLEKNMILIQLALGVVLLLLGGWSFVVWGIFVRIVFVYHCTWLVNSATHKFGYRSHESGDHSTNCWWVALLVFGEGWHNNHHAYQYSARHGLEWWELDLTWMTIQLLQTLGLATNVKLADKKQ is encoded by the coding sequence ATGACAATTGCTACCTCAACCAAACGCCAAATCAACTGGGTTAATACCCTATTTTTCGCCTTTTTGCATATCGGAGCTTTATTTGCCTTGCTTCCCAGTAACTTTAGCTGGAAAGCAGTGGCTGTTGCTTTGTTTCTCTACTGGCTGACTGGCGGCTTAGGGATTACTCTGGGATTTCACCGCCTTGTAACCCACCGCAGTTTTCAAACTCCTAAATGGCTGGAGTATTCTCTCATGTTTTGCGGAACCCTCGCCTGCCAAGGGGGACCAATCGAGTGGATAGGGACACACCGCATACATCATTTACACTCCGATCAAGACGCTGACCCGCATGATTCCAATAAGGGCTTTTGGTGGAGTCATATAGGTTGGTTGATTTATAGCAAATCAGAAGATTTGGAAATTCCTCGCTTTACTAAAGACATTGAAGATGATCCAGTTTATCAGTTTTTAGAAAAAAATATGATTCTTATCCAGCTTGCCTTGGGTGTAGTTCTTCTGCTCCTGGGTGGCTGGTCTTTCGTTGTCTGGGGAATTTTTGTTCGCATTGTTTTTGTCTACCACTGTACCTGGTTGGTTAACAGTGCCACCCATAAATTTGGCTATCGTAGCCATGAATCAGGTGATCACTCAACTAACTGCTGGTGGGTAGCCCTACTGGTGTTTGGTGAAGGTTGGCACAATAACCACCACGCCTATCAATATTCAGCTCGTCACGGGCTGGAATGGTGGGAACTTGACCTCACCTGGATGACGATTCAACTACTGCAAACACTTGGTTTAGCGACAAATGTGAAGCTGGCAGATAAAAAGCAATAA
- a CDS encoding fatty acid desaturase, with protein sequence MTTSTIKSQKLADDFGNSDLKLKDIIKTLPQECFQQNRHKAWAKVLTSVLMVCLGYLSLIIAPWFLLPLAWIFTGTALTGFFVIGHDCGHRSFAKRRWVNDLVGHLMMMPLIYPFHSWRIGHNYHHTHTNKLDEDNAWHPIRTEVFESWGKIGRSSFEGFMRNRLWWIGSIMHWAVVHFDWSKFREKDQSSVKLSVAVVVLFAAIAFPILIATTGLWGFVKFWLIPWLVYHFWMSTFTYVHHTAPEIPFVAESKWNAVLAQLSGTVHCDYPRWIEFLCHDINVHVPHHISTAIPSYNLRFAHRSLRENWGAYLYPECRFSWSLMKRITDQCHLYITDTGYQSFNDYHAGR encoded by the coding sequence ATGACTACATCAACAATCAAAAGCCAAAAGCTAGCTGATGACTTTGGGAATTCCGATCTGAAGCTAAAAGATATTATCAAAACCTTGCCACAGGAATGTTTTCAGCAGAATCGCCACAAAGCTTGGGCAAAAGTGCTGACCAGTGTCTTGATGGTGTGCCTGGGCTACTTGAGCTTGATAATTGCTCCTTGGTTTCTTTTGCCCCTGGCTTGGATTTTTACCGGTACTGCTTTGACCGGTTTTTTTGTGATCGGGCATGATTGCGGTCATCGTTCATTTGCCAAACGCCGTTGGGTAAACGATTTAGTGGGTCATTTAATGATGATGCCGTTGATTTACCCGTTCCACAGTTGGCGCATTGGGCATAATTATCATCACACTCATACCAATAAGCTGGACGAGGACAACGCTTGGCATCCAATTAGAACAGAGGTGTTTGAAAGTTGGGGAAAAATCGGGCGCTCAAGTTTTGAGGGGTTCATGCGAAACCGATTGTGGTGGATAGGCTCAATCATGCATTGGGCAGTTGTACACTTCGATTGGTCTAAATTCCGCGAAAAAGACCAATCAAGCGTGAAGCTTTCTGTGGCTGTCGTCGTGCTTTTTGCGGCGATCGCTTTCCCCATCCTCATCGCTACGACTGGTCTGTGGGGATTTGTCAAATTTTGGCTGATACCCTGGTTAGTTTACCATTTTTGGATGAGTACCTTTACTTATGTTCACCATACGGCTCCAGAGATTCCTTTTGTGGCAGAATCTAAGTGGAATGCTGTCTTAGCACAGTTATCTGGCACGGTTCACTGCGATTACCCCCGTTGGATAGAATTCCTTTGCCACGATATCAATGTCCACGTTCCCCATCACATTTCTACCGCCATTCCTTCTTATAACTTGCGCTTTGCTCATCGCAGTTTGCGAGAGAATTGGGGCGCTTATCTATATCCTGAATGTCGGTTTTCTTGGTCTTTGATGAAGCGAATTACAGACCAGTGTCACCTGTATATCACTGATACTGGCTATCAGTCTTTCAACGACTATCACGCGGGGCGATAA
- a CDS encoding serine/threonine protein kinase has product MLQAEQLLQNRYQLQRLLGNNGIRQTWLALDLQAPDAQNKQVVVKLLAFGGTVQWDDLKLFEREVQILQQLDHPRIPKYIDYFCIDDRTLWFGLVQEYLPGESLKELLALGKRFTEKQARKIAVEVLNILTDLHELNPQVLHRDIKPSNLIWGEDDSIYLVDFGAVQDKAAREGVTFTVVGTYGYAPMEQFGGRAVAASDLYALGASLIHLLTGVSPSDLPQRDLRIQFTDRVSLSPSFVSWLQKMTEPAPEQRFTTAHQALISLKSGLTVKKQEWRLQEFNNNSGCGINNATEEVPEEIKGWNWGAFLLPWLWLWTNQVWVGLFCFVPQVGWITTIALGAKGNEWAWKSRRWRNIQHFKEHQRGWAIAGILIGAPISIMLWFAAIGLLFRVFI; this is encoded by the coding sequence ATGCTGCAAGCAGAACAATTGTTACAAAATCGTTACCAACTCCAACGCCTACTTGGTAACAATGGAATTCGCCAAACTTGGTTAGCATTGGATTTACAAGCTCCTGATGCACAAAACAAGCAAGTTGTGGTCAAACTTCTTGCTTTTGGCGGTACAGTACAGTGGGATGACCTCAAACTTTTTGAACGGGAAGTACAAATTCTCCAACAGCTTGATCATCCCCGTATTCCCAAATATATTGATTATTTTTGTATCGATGACCGGACACTCTGGTTTGGCTTAGTGCAAGAATATCTACCTGGTGAGTCTCTTAAGGAATTGCTAGCTCTTGGGAAAAGATTTACGGAAAAGCAAGCGCGGAAAATCGCTGTTGAAGTTTTAAATATTCTCACAGATTTACATGAGTTAAATCCACAGGTACTGCATCGGGATATCAAGCCGAGTAATTTAATCTGGGGTGAAGATGATAGCATTTATTTAGTTGATTTTGGCGCAGTTCAAGATAAAGCGGCAAGGGAGGGAGTCACCTTCACTGTGGTGGGAACTTATGGTTATGCGCCAATGGAACAATTTGGTGGGAGAGCAGTTGCGGCATCGGATCTCTACGCACTAGGAGCCAGTTTGATTCATCTATTAACTGGTGTCTCGCCCTCTGATTTGCCTCAGCGCGATTTGCGAATTCAGTTTACTGACCGAGTTAGCCTCAGTCCCAGTTTTGTCTCCTGGTTGCAAAAGATGACTGAACCAGCGCCAGAGCAAAGGTTTACCACAGCGCACCAAGCGCTCATTTCTCTCAAGTCTGGTCTTACTGTCAAAAAGCAAGAGTGGCGACTACAAGAATTCAACAATAATTCTGGCTGCGGTATAAATAATGCAACAGAAGAAGTCCCCGAGGAAATTAAAGGGTGGAATTGGGGAGCATTTCTGTTACCTTGGTTGTGGTTGTGGACTAATCAAGTGTGGGTTGGCTTGTTCTGTTTTGTACCGCAAGTTGGTTGGATAACGACCATTGCACTTGGTGCTAAAGGCAATGAATGGGCTTGGAAAAGTAGACGTTGGCGCAACATTCAACACTTTAAAGAGCATCAAAGAGGTTGGGCGATCGCCGGAATTTTGATTGGCGCACCCATTAGTATTATGTTGTGGTTTGCTGCTATTGGTTTGCTTTTCCGTGTATTTATTTAA
- a CDS encoding YaaW family protein, with amino-acid sequence MDELRAALELATEDELQDLTAILFSRKFNPLDYVHTPEPIEVQSQGRKAWLDALEQRFRFLAADGITVLRGRTSQVTYRQALIQVCKYLKIPYSHQLTTVDLEAEVFLHLLGHVWRKLPAKDKQKLTVRIQRQLAKAELTEPLPLSLQQDPLALLFKGGSALAVTSIVQPLLLKQIARQFATHFAAYQVAQQAAIQGSEVAANQFQNYISLQMAKRGMTVSAARYGVARSVFAVLGPVMWTWFFADLGWRAIATNYGRIIPTIFTLAQIRLTRTEFWEPA; translated from the coding sequence TTGGATGAACTAAGGGCGGCACTAGAGCTGGCAACTGAAGATGAATTGCAAGATTTAACGGCAATTCTGTTTAGTCGCAAGTTTAATCCCCTAGATTATGTTCACACGCCAGAACCTATAGAAGTGCAAAGCCAAGGTCGCAAAGCGTGGCTAGATGCGCTAGAGCAGCGCTTTCGCTTTTTGGCAGCAGATGGGATAACGGTATTACGGGGACGCACTAGTCAGGTGACTTACCGGCAAGCGCTGATTCAAGTGTGTAAGTATTTGAAAATACCTTATTCTCATCAACTGACCACCGTTGATTTAGAAGCAGAGGTGTTTTTGCATTTGCTAGGACACGTATGGAGAAAATTGCCGGCAAAGGATAAGCAAAAATTGACTGTGCGGATACAGCGTCAGCTAGCCAAAGCAGAATTAACAGAACCGCTACCACTTTCATTGCAACAAGACCCTTTGGCGTTACTTTTCAAAGGTGGTAGCGCCCTCGCTGTCACCTCTATCGTCCAGCCACTATTGCTCAAACAAATTGCCCGTCAATTTGCAACGCACTTTGCTGCATATCAAGTTGCCCAACAAGCGGCGATTCAAGGTTCTGAAGTCGCTGCAAATCAGTTTCAAAACTATATATCTTTGCAGATGGCAAAGCGGGGTATGACTGTCAGCGCAGCTCGGTATGGAGTCGCTCGCAGTGTGTTTGCCGTTTTAGGACCAGTGATGTGGACTTGGTTTTTTGCGGATTTAGGGTGGAGAGCGATCGCCACTAACTACGGTCGGATTATACCTACGATTTTTACCTTAGCTCAAATTCGTCTCACCCGCACCGAATTTTGGGAGCCTGCTTGA
- a CDS encoding TAXI family TRAP transporter solute-binding subunit, with product MAALKASPQLKFLSFFQKLDPISKFIFICLGFASISLVALTTWRVVGRLTPPQLILAAGDPEGESYIISEAIEKVVERRSNIKITVISTGGTADSLKMLEEGGAHLAAAQADVASEEMDVSAGDEAKSSKPGGADASIRTVAILYKENDSGSNRTRKTTC from the coding sequence ATGGCAGCATTGAAAGCTTCTCCTCAACTCAAATTCCTCAGCTTTTTTCAAAAGCTCGACCCTATATCCAAGTTCATCTTTATTTGCCTGGGGTTTGCCAGCATAAGCTTAGTTGCACTAACCACCTGGAGAGTTGTAGGGCGTTTGACACCTCCTCAACTTATTCTCGCAGCAGGCGACCCAGAAGGGGAGAGTTATATTATCAGCGAAGCGATTGAAAAGGTTGTAGAACGCAGATCCAATATCAAAATTACAGTCATATCCACTGGCGGTACAGCAGATAGCCTCAAAATGTTGGAAGAAGGTGGTGCACACTTAGCAGCAGCTCAAGCAGACGTTGCCTCTGAGGAAATGGATGTATCAGCTGGTGACGAGGCTAAATCATCAAAGCCTGGAGGCGCAGACGCCTCAATCAGAACCGTGGCTATTTTGTATAAAGAAAACGACTCGGGAAGCAATAGAACGCGAAAAACAACTTGTTGA
- the msrA gene encoding peptide-methionine (S)-S-oxide reductase MsrA — protein MVLFGFGKKLTLPTPEEALPGQAKKMPVPERHYVNGNRLNAPFPEGMEMAMFGMGCFWGAERKFWQLEGVYSTAVGYAAGITPNPTYKEVCSGRTGHNEVVRVVFNPKIISYSELLKVFWENHNPTQGMRQGNDVGTQYRSGIYVYSENQRKQAEASRETYQPALSAAGYGEISTEILDAPEFYYAEEYHQQYLAKNPNGYCGLGGTNVACPVGIAVRDQ, from the coding sequence ATGGTACTATTTGGATTTGGTAAAAAACTCACCCTGCCCACTCCTGAAGAAGCTTTGCCAGGACAGGCAAAAAAAATGCCAGTACCAGAGCGTCACTATGTCAACGGTAATCGGCTCAACGCCCCGTTTCCAGAAGGTATGGAAATGGCAATGTTTGGTATGGGTTGCTTTTGGGGTGCAGAACGCAAATTCTGGCAACTAGAAGGAGTCTACAGCACAGCAGTGGGTTACGCGGCAGGAATAACGCCCAACCCCACCTATAAAGAAGTATGTAGCGGACGTACAGGTCATAATGAAGTGGTACGAGTCGTTTTTAACCCGAAGATCATAAGTTACTCGGAATTACTCAAAGTCTTCTGGGAAAACCACAACCCCACCCAAGGAATGCGTCAGGGTAACGACGTGGGCACTCAGTACCGTTCAGGAATTTACGTATATTCTGAAAATCAAAGGAAGCAAGCAGAAGCATCGCGGGAGACCTATCAGCCAGCCTTAAGCGCCGCAGGTTATGGCGAGATTAGTACTGAAATTCTCGATGCTCCTGAATTTTATTACGCCGAGGAATACCATCAGCAGTATCTTGCGAAAAACCCTAATGGCTATTGTGGGTTAGGGGGGACAAACGTTGCTTGTCCTGTAGGAATTGCTGTCAGGGATCAATGA
- a CDS encoding proton extrusion protein PcxA has product MPTMISSVFRQKIYPFLLASYQWYLRTSERSLYEAYKAALHIKAIEDEHFNGKKIDFDSANYSRSVMDYFESDLKKQLKIIRMRLTEFKISRFFLNESNQKAANELGIEYPQLSLVLERLKFIDEVIAKYTKSDEFSFKNPIAQDNSLTIVQPATNQELKQQNFPTQKLDNQTPKSKANTTGVVPRSIFNTLTRLQVELDPNAEQDVVRNFRKTQRRTIISVRFLLLLIIVPILTHQLSKTLVVGPIVDRYFSRHSEEATFFLNYEMEEEALSELQKFEERIKFKNLLNSTSPLSFEEMENQIKRKAHEIAEEFRGASSNAIKNVFADILSVVSFTWLLLISKREIAVLKDFFDHVVYGLSDSAKAFIIILFTDVFVGFHSPHGWEVILDGISRHWGLPANHDFIFLFIATFPVILDTIFKYWIFRYLNRISPSAVATYRNMNE; this is encoded by the coding sequence TTGCCTACAATGATTAGTTCTGTTTTTCGTCAAAAAATATACCCTTTTTTACTAGCATCTTACCAATGGTACTTAAGGACATCAGAGCGTTCTCTCTATGAAGCTTACAAAGCAGCATTGCATATTAAGGCAATAGAAGACGAACATTTTAATGGTAAAAAAATAGACTTTGACTCAGCTAACTATAGCCGCAGTGTCATGGATTATTTTGAGTCAGACCTTAAAAAGCAATTAAAAATTATCCGGATGCGGCTAACAGAGTTTAAAATCAGCCGTTTTTTTCTAAACGAATCTAATCAAAAAGCGGCAAATGAATTGGGTATAGAGTATCCACAGCTTTCCTTGGTTTTAGAAAGACTCAAATTCATTGATGAAGTCATAGCAAAATACACTAAATCCGACGAATTTTCTTTCAAGAATCCAATAGCTCAAGACAATAGTTTAACAATAGTACAACCCGCAACCAATCAAGAATTAAAACAACAAAATTTCCCAACTCAGAAATTAGATAATCAAACACCCAAAAGTAAAGCAAATACAACAGGGGTAGTACCTCGTTCGATTTTCAATACCCTGACTCGTCTACAAGTTGAGTTAGACCCCAACGCAGAACAAGACGTTGTTAGAAATTTCCGGAAAACACAAAGGAGAACAATCATATCTGTCAGATTTCTCCTTCTGCTCATTATAGTTCCTATTCTAACTCACCAATTGTCAAAAACTCTGGTCGTTGGACCGATTGTTGACCGTTATTTTAGTAGACATTCTGAAGAAGCTACCTTTTTCCTCAATTATGAAATGGAAGAAGAAGCACTTTCAGAACTACAAAAATTTGAAGAGAGAATAAAGTTTAAAAACTTGCTTAATAGTACCTCACCACTATCTTTTGAGGAGATGGAAAATCAGATAAAAAGAAAAGCTCATGAGATTGCTGAAGAATTTCGTGGTGCTAGTTCTAATGCTATCAAAAACGTTTTTGCAGATATTTTGTCTGTTGTTAGTTTCACCTGGCTTTTACTGATTAGCAAGCGAGAAATTGCAGTCCTAAAAGACTTCTTTGACCATGTGGTCTACGGTCTGAGTGACAGTGCTAAGGCATTTATTATCATTTTGTTCACCGATGTTTTTGTGGGTTTCCACTCTCCTCATGGTTGGGAAGTCATTTTAGATGGCATTTCGCGCCATTGGGGATTACCAGCAAATCACGATTTCATCTTCCTATTTATTGCCACATTCCCAGTGATTTTAGATACTATCTTCAAATACTGGATATTCCGTTACTTAAATCGCATATCGCCTTCTGCTGTTGCTACATATCGCAACATGAATGAGTGA
- a CDS encoding methionine gamma-lyase family protein — MNSLRQLHEAEQALLQIFSGIDAQVKQNLQKVLDAFRHYRVGAYHFAGVSGYGHDDLGRETLDKVFAEVMGAEAAAVRVQFVSGTHAIACALFGVLRPGDEILAVVGAPYDTLEEVIGLRGKGQGSLLEFGIRYRQLDLTEEGTVNWQALSRAIEDTTSLVLIQRSCGYSWRPSLSIAEIEKIIHFVKQQNPNTICFVDNCYGEFIETQEPTHVGADLIAGSLIKNPGGTIVTAGGYVAGRADLVEAAACRLTAPGIGSYGGATFDQNRLLFQGLFLAPQMVGEAMKGTHLTGYVFDKLGYPVNPSPFAKRRDVIQAIKLGSAQKLIAFCRAIQQHSPIGSYLDPIPDEMPGYESKVVMAGGTFIEGSTSEFSADGPVREPYVVYCQGGTHWTHVAIALEAAIEAVGSA, encoded by the coding sequence ATGAACAGCTTGAGACAGCTGCACGAAGCAGAACAAGCACTGTTACAGATTTTTTCTGGTATTGACGCTCAGGTCAAGCAAAATCTCCAAAAAGTGTTAGATGCCTTTCGTCATTATCGTGTGGGTGCATACCATTTCGCAGGTGTCTCAGGATATGGACACGACGATTTAGGGCGAGAAACTTTAGACAAAGTATTCGCTGAAGTAATGGGCGCTGAAGCGGCGGCAGTGCGCGTGCAGTTCGTTTCTGGAACCCACGCCATTGCTTGTGCCTTATTCGGCGTTCTTCGTCCCGGTGATGAAATACTGGCGGTGGTAGGCGCACCCTACGACACCCTTGAAGAAGTAATCGGATTAAGAGGTAAAGGTCAAGGATCACTCCTTGAGTTTGGCATTCGATATCGACAATTGGATCTGACTGAAGAAGGAACAGTAAATTGGCAAGCTTTAAGCCGTGCGATAGAGGACACTACTAGTTTAGTACTGATTCAGCGTTCCTGTGGCTATTCTTGGCGTCCTAGCCTATCAATTGCCGAAATTGAAAAAATTATCCACTTCGTCAAACAGCAAAACCCCAACACCATTTGCTTTGTCGATAACTGCTACGGTGAATTCATTGAGACTCAAGAACCAACTCACGTTGGCGCTGATTTAATTGCGGGGTCATTGATTAAAAACCCTGGTGGCACCATTGTCACCGCAGGCGGTTATGTTGCCGGTCGGGCTGACTTGGTAGAAGCCGCCGCTTGTCGTCTCACTGCACCAGGAATTGGCAGTTATGGAGGTGCGACTTTTGACCAAAATCGCCTGCTGTTCCAAGGACTGTTTCTCGCCCCGCAAATGGTAGGAGAGGCTATGAAAGGAACTCACCTTACTGGTTATGTATTTGACAAACTGGGTTATCCAGTCAATCCATCGCCATTTGCCAAGCGTCGGGATGTCATTCAGGCAATTAAACTGGGTTCTGCCCAAAAGCTTATCGCTTTTTGTCGGGCAATTCAACAGCATTCACCCATCGGTTCCTACCTCGACCCCATCCCCGATGAAATGCCAGGTTATGAAAGTAAGGTCGTTATGGCTGGCGGGACGTTTATTGAGGGGAGTACCTCTGAATTTTCAGCCGATGGTCCAGTGCGGGAACCTTACGTGGTGTATTGCCAAGGCGGAACCCACTGGACACACGTAGCAATAGCCTTGGAAGCAGCGATAGAAGCGGTAGGTTCAGCTTGA
- a CDS encoding response regulator, with translation MEKGGKTPAAAVTAYARFEDRIRALRFGYQMHIAKPVEPAELIAVIASLAGRHDSHF, from the coding sequence GTGGAGAAAGGAGGAAAGACCCCAGCAGCCGCAGTTACCGCCTATGCTCGTTTTGAGGACAGAATTCGTGCCTTGCGCTTTGGGTATCAAATGCACATTGCCAAGCCTGTTGAGCCAGCAGAGCTGATTGCGGTCATAGCGTCCCTTGCAGGTCGTCACGACTCTCACTTTTAG
- a CDS encoding O-antigen ligase family protein: MKRPFHHPNPGLQSFWNYAQLGLLIFPLSPFIGAVGMVLALLGTWIAQYRTIIRRPLNWGFALLSFLLIITASFAYDKIAAFLGLFNFLPFFLLFAAFSRLIQTSAQLRQMSWIMVLSSLPVVILGFGQLFLDWSFKLRVLGFVVEWDIEPGGEPLGRMASIFMHANTLAGYLMIVFILALGLWVESYRLIRRQGEEGKRGREDKQTKGRGGGGSIYSHHPHHSPHFAHFLHLPFLFLTVAVIANFVALILTNSRNAWAIAIFACLAYAFYEGWRILVASVAGVSASVLLAAFAPSPIAQLFRRVVPAFFWARLNDQLYPDRPIALLRKTQWQFALSLTQQRPWTGWGLRNFTSLYEVQMHIQLGHPHNLFLMLLAETGLPTAFLFCGLLGWIFVAGVQLLQKSKYVEEAEDKLIFFSYLIVFVGWVLFNTADVSLFDFRLNVLSWLLLSAISGVVYHYNRDERLQVR, translated from the coding sequence TTGAAAAGACCTTTTCACCATCCCAACCCTGGTTTGCAATCCTTTTGGAACTACGCCCAACTGGGGCTGCTTATCTTCCCATTGAGTCCGTTTATCGGGGCTGTGGGTATGGTTTTGGCATTATTAGGAACTTGGATTGCTCAATACCGTACAATTATCCGCCGCCCCCTTAACTGGGGCTTTGCTCTCCTTAGTTTCTTGCTGATTATTACTGCCAGCTTTGCCTATGACAAAATAGCAGCTTTCCTGGGTTTATTTAATTTCTTACCGTTTTTTTTATTATTCGCTGCTTTCAGCAGGTTGATTCAGACATCTGCACAATTGCGGCAAATGTCTTGGATTATGGTACTAAGTTCCCTGCCAGTCGTGATTCTGGGATTTGGGCAGTTGTTTTTGGACTGGTCTTTTAAGTTAAGAGTTTTGGGGTTTGTAGTGGAATGGGATATAGAACCTGGTGGAGAACCACTAGGTCGCATGGCTTCCATATTCATGCACGCTAACACCTTGGCTGGTTATCTGATGATAGTTTTCATCCTGGCATTAGGGTTGTGGGTGGAAAGCTACCGATTAATAAGGAGACAAGGAGAGGAGGGGAAAAGGGGACGAGAGGACAAACAGACAAAGGGACGAGGGGGAGGAGGAAGTATTTACTCCCACCACCCCCACCACTCCCCCCACTTCGCCCACTTCCTCCACCTCCCCTTCCTCTTCCTCACAGTGGCGGTCATTGCCAATTTCGTAGCATTAATTTTGACCAATTCACGTAACGCTTGGGCAATTGCTATTTTTGCCTGTTTAGCCTATGCATTTTACGAAGGCTGGCGAATTCTTGTGGCTAGTGTGGCTGGTGTTTCTGCTAGTGTGCTTTTGGCTGCTTTTGCTCCTTCGCCAATTGCACAATTGTTTCGTAGGGTTGTTCCTGCTTTCTTTTGGGCACGTTTAAACGACCAACTGTATCCCGATAGACCAATAGCGTTACTCCGTAAAACACAGTGGCAATTTGCTTTGTCTTTGACTCAGCAGCGTCCTTGGACTGGCTGGGGTTTACGCAATTTTACTTCTCTTTATGAAGTACAGATGCACATTCAGTTGGGACATCCGCATAACTTGTTTTTGATGCTATTGGCTGAAACGGGGCTTCCTACTGCTTTTCTATTTTGTGGCTTACTCGGTTGGATATTTGTTGCGGGTGTCCAACTATTGCAAAAGTCCAAATATGTGGAGGAGGCAGAAGATAAGTTGATATTTTTCAGTTATCTGATAGTTTTTGTAGGTTGGGTGCTATTCAATACAGCAGACGTTAGCCTATTCGATTTTCGATTGAATGTTCTGTCGTGGTTGTTGTTATCTGCAATTTCTGGAGTTGTGTATCACTACAACCGCGACGAAAGGCTCCAGGTCAGATAA
- the mltA gene encoding murein transglycosylase A: MRKTLAAITISLPIALAIVLVAIQPLGHLALSASECRVIKWELPLSSQTQLQDAAVQQQTAQPPLIPIQKSPFPCCEGDSSCVDNQLWGENGQPPDKKALLMAVDRSLQYLFSNDAAAAYQRYQVAGMTGDHVIKSLQRFRELVLKSKSANELNTAIAREFVFYQSVGRDNKGSVLFTAYYEPVYTASRVPTAEYRYPVYRLPPDIDLWQKPHPTRLELEGADGLQASKNRLRGLELFWFRDRLEPYLAQIQGSAKLQLPDGTQTSIGYAGNTAYNYKSIGRELANDGKLPLEGLTMPMILNYFQKYPQQLNVYIPRDPSFVFFQENHGAPAQGSIRVPLTAERSIATDKSLMPPGALALIRAPFPFFNKITGKMDHRIVSRYVLDQDTGGAIKGAGRVDYFLGSGKVAGDRAGVTVSYGQLYYLLLKSHKEL; this comes from the coding sequence ATGAGAAAAACACTTGCAGCCATCACCATCAGCCTACCCATAGCTCTGGCAATTGTGTTAGTAGCTATACAACCTTTGGGGCATTTAGCACTTAGTGCGTCGGAGTGTAGGGTGATCAAGTGGGAATTACCACTCTCCTCTCAAACCCAGTTACAGGATGCAGCTGTTCAACAGCAAACAGCGCAACCTCCACTGATACCCATCCAAAAGTCACCGTTTCCTTGTTGTGAGGGTGATAGTTCTTGTGTCGATAACCAATTATGGGGCGAAAACGGTCAACCACCAGACAAAAAGGCTTTGTTGATGGCTGTCGATAGGAGTTTGCAATACTTGTTTTCCAACGATGCAGCAGCGGCGTATCAACGGTATCAGGTCGCAGGAATGACAGGCGATCATGTTATCAAAAGTTTGCAAAGATTCCGGGAACTGGTCTTAAAGTCCAAATCCGCCAATGAACTTAACACGGCGATCGCACGGGAATTTGTCTTTTATCAGTCTGTAGGAAGAGACAACAAAGGTTCGGTGTTGTTTACCGCCTACTATGAACCAGTTTATACTGCTAGTCGCGTTCCCACCGCAGAATACCGCTATCCTGTTTATCGCTTACCACCAGACATTGACTTATGGCAAAAACCTCATCCCACACGCTTGGAACTAGAAGGAGCGGATGGTTTACAAGCCTCAAAAAATCGGCTGCGGGGATTAGAGTTGTTTTGGTTTCGCGATCGCCTAGAACCATACTTAGCCCAAATTCAAGGTTCGGCGAAACTTCAACTTCCTGATGGAACTCAAACATCAATCGGCTATGCCGGTAATACCGCTTACAACTACAAGAGTATTGGGCGCGAACTAGCGAATGATGGTAAGTTACCGCTTGAGGGTTTGACTATGCCAATGATCCTCAACTATTTCCAGAAGTATCCACAACAGTTAAATGTCTATATTCCTCGCGATCCCAGCTTTGTGTTCTTTCAAGAAAATCACGGTGCGCCGGCACAAGGTTCTATCAGAGTCCCGCTCACAGCAGAACGTTCTATAGCAACAGATAAATCTCTTATGCCCCCTGGTGCTTTGGCGTTGATTCGCGCTCCCTTTCCCTTTTTTAATAAAATTACCGGAAAGATGGATCATCGTATTGTAAGTAGATATGTTCTTGACCAAGATACAGGCGGCGCGATTAAAGGCGCGGGGAGGGTGGATTATTTTCTAGGTTCTGGTAAGGTAGCAGGCGATCGCGCTGGTGTAACCGTCAGTTATGGGCAATTATATTATTTGTTACTTAAATCTCATAAAGAGCTATGA